Within the Halichoerus grypus chromosome 2, mHalGry1.hap1.1, whole genome shotgun sequence genome, the region TTAGCCAGCCTTTCTTACTTTCAGATTATTCAGCtgttatttactgagcacctgccacCTGCCTGCTACGGTGCTGGTctctggggatacagcagtgccCTGGACAAATAGGGACCCCACCTTCGTGGAGGTCATGGTCTAAGGGTAGAGGCAAATACTGAActcacaaatacatacatatctattGAAAAACAACAGTGGCAACTACTATAAAGGCAAAGTACAGGTTGACTTGGGAGCATTGAAAGGAGGGACCTCACCAGTGAGGCTTTCCCTGGAGAATGATATTTAAACTGAAACCTGAAAGTTCGGTAAGAGTTAGGCAGGTGAGGAAGGCAAGGAAAAGAGTTCCAGGCAAAGGGGATGGGATGTGCGAAGGTCTTGAGGCAAGGAAGATGTTAGTATATTTGAGAAACTAAAAGCAAGCAGGTGAGGCTAAGGGGTATTGGGTGGAGGAAGAGCAGCATGAGAAGAGAGATAGCCAGTCTATTAGATGTGACCAGATAATGTAGAGCTGTGCGGACCAGGCTagggagtttggactttatccagAGAACAATGGATAGTCTTCTAGGACCTTCCAGGCTTGTTCGTCCTTCTGTTATATGTTCCCATACATCCTGTGCTTTTATTTAATAGCATTTATCCTAATTGGAATTAAATACAATTGGCTTTTATGTGGCAGTGGATCTTCATGGGGTCTGGAGTGGATGTTGAGAGCTCACTTGGGAGGCTGTCATCATGACCTAGGTGGCAGACGATGGGGGCTAACTGGACAACTTGGACATCTGTTTAGCAGGGGATTTGGTATTGGTGGGGAGGGTATAGGAAGGAGGTGTCCAGGTTTACTAGAAAAGCAGCTGGTTTGAAAGGGCTGATAATGAGTTCGCTCTTGAAAATATTGCTTTGGAGACGATTGAGCCCTTGGAACAGGAATGTGGAGTGAGCAGGTGACTGTGGGTCCAGAACAGGCAGTGAGAGGTCTGGCTGGAGACACACATCTGTGCATGTGGCTGTTGTCTGAAGCCATGGGGATGGGGGACATCATCAGGAAGAAGAGAGGATGGCAGAGGACTGTGCCTCAGGGGACTCCAGAACTCAGGGGTCAAGCGGAGGAGACACAGTCCCAAAGGTAGAAGAGAAACAGGTAGAACGTGGGGACAGCCACCTGGTCATTTTCGGAGAGAGAGATGTATGATgtagcctcttctttttttttttttttttttaagattttatttatttatttgacagagacacagcgagagagggaacacaagcagggggagtgggagagggagaagcaggctccccgctgagcagggagcccgatgcggggctcgatcccaggaccctggaatcatgacctgagccgaaggcagacacctaacaactaagccacccaggcgcccctatgtagcCTCTTCTTGGGCTTATTTATCTTTCAACGAGGGTGCCACTCCCTTATGCTCTGGCTTTCTTCTAGGTGCTTCCACTTAATGATTTACCCCCCTCGTGAAAGGTGAGTACGGGCTAATGTGTCATGGCTCTGGACAACAAGTGCAAGTGACCTTAGAAGGACCCCTGTGTTTCGAGCTCCGGAGGGTGCTCACGTGCAGAACACGGTGAATGGGCCTCCCAGAGTCACCCCACAGATGCCTGTGTCCTTCTTGGGAGGTCACCTCTGAAGAGCTACAATTCACTGATCAGGATGAGTggtctttcattctttccttagCTCTTCCAGGTTGGTCGGAGGATGGTGAGGAAAAGGAAACTGTCACCTTTTACTTTGTGACAACGTCGAGGGCCGCACAAGGCTCAGTactgctttctctccctgccccgcccccactcccttcctccctgtccttcGCCTTCTCTACCAACGTGGTGCCCAGAGTTGGCACGAAGCTGCCAGCTCCCCGATGGGCGTACAGTCTATACTTTCCCTTTCCCCCTGTCTCGGGGGTCCAGTCTGACCTGCCCAGGAGAAGACCAGATGATTTTTGGAGGTTGCTTCTAGGTCCATTTTTTAATATGCCTTTCAAAGGATGGCCCTGATTACTTGTCACTTGGCCTTCTCTTAGGAAAGGGCGCCGGTGTTCTGCAAGAGGAGATGAAGCTCTGCAGCTGGTTCAAACACCTGCCGGCGTCCATCGTCCAGTTCCAGCCGGCTCTCCGAACCCTGGCCCAGCCCATCAGCCAGGAGTACCTGAAAGACACGCTGCAGAAATGGATCCACATGTAAGTAGCCAGAACTTTCCTGAGGTGGGCAGGGACCACCTGTGTAGCCACACCAGGGCCAATGAGGGCCactgaggaagaagggagaagccTCATCTTCTGGATGATGCTCTGCCTGCTGCCCACTGGGTCATGCCAGGCACTTGCTCAGCCACTGGTCACTGCCTTCGTGGCAGGTTAGCCCCCACTGTGGGAGAACCAAAAGGGAATTcgcctttcaaaatattacctaCAGGATTTAAAATTCTGTGTAAGAGTTCTGCCACTCCTAAGCTTTTATTTAATGCAGTGGTTTTTGAAGCCATTCTAGGGGGCTCTAGCCTTCCTTCCAGATAGATACCTCAGGGAGGCAAGGGTAGGCCCCACCCCCCCATGTAGCCGGAAATGctgtttatacatatttataaaaactccgagagatataaatatttatattgggACCCAGGTAAGAGGTTTTCAAATGGAGtgctgctgtttttctttttttttttttttttaagattttatttatttattcataagagacagagagagagaggcagagggagaagcaggctccccgctgagcagggagcctgatgtgggactcgatcccaggaccctgggatcatgacctgagctgaaggcagacgcttaaccatctgagccacccaggtgccctgtttttcTTAATAAAGGTGTGAAAACCATGAATCTAATAAGGCCCAAGAGAAATGATTTTGTTGCAGGTGTAATGAAGACATTAAAAATGGGATCACCAACCTGCTTATGTACGTGAAGAGCATGAAAGGTCTCGCAGGGATCCGCGATGCCATGTGGGAATTACTTACGAATGAATCCACCAATCACAGCTGGGATGTGATATGTCAGCGGCTTCTGGAGAAGCCTCTCTTGTTCTGGGAAGATCTGATGCAGCAGCTGTTCCTTGACCGATTACAGGTGAGGAGATCACATGGTCCAGTTATTTTCTGGCCAATCCTAGCATGGTCTTTTGACTGTCTGGGGGGACTTCTGTCACTGCTGAGTGTACTCTTTCTCTCCTGACTGACTCAGGGATGGCTCTTCTGGAGAATGAGCCCTAGACATGAGCAGAGATCCAGACTCTGGTGCAGAAAGAGACCAGGCCTCTGTCACGTGGTCGAGAACGTGTCTGTGGCCATCAGTGACGACTCTGTTCTCTGCTAACACCATGCCATCCTCCTGAGCATCCTGGAGAACACGCAGAGTGCCAGGATGGACTGCCACTTGGGGTTGTTGCTTTCAGATTTCCTGACAGGAGTCTTGACTGGAACTCTTCTCTTGCTTCCTTTCAGACATTGACAAAAGAAGGCTTTGACTCCATCTCCACCAGCTCTAAGGAACTGCTCATTTCAGCCCTGCAGGAGCTTGAGAGCAACACTAGCAACTCCACTTCAAATAAGCACCTCCACTTTGAGCACAAcatgtctctcttcctctggtcCGAGAGCCCCCAGGACCTGCCTCCCGACGCCGCCTGGGTCAGCGTGGCGCACCGGGGGCATTTTGCTGCCAGTGGGCTCTCCATGAAAGCACAGGCCGTTAGCCCTTGTGTCCAGAACTTCTGCTCTGCCCTAGATTCTAAACTGAAGGTGAAGCTGGAGGACCTCCTGGCTTACCTTCCCTCTGCTGACACGTCCCTGCCCAAGGACGTCTCCCCTGTGCCAGCCCAGAGCCGTGCCTTTGACAGGTATGCGGATGCCGGGACTGTGCGGGAGACGCTGCAGACTCACTCGGTGGCGTGCATCAGGCACATCACAGACCACGTCCGGGCAGAGCTGCAGAGCATCGAACAGGTTGTGCAGGGGCAGCAGGACGTCCTCAGTGGTGGCAAGTTGCATTCAGTCCTTTTCATGGCCAGACTCTGCCAATCTCTGGGAGAACTGTGTCCCCACCTGAAGCAGTGCATCTTGGGAAAGTCGGGAAGCTCCGAGAGACCAGCAAGGGATCCCAGGGCTCTGAAAAAACAGGGAAAGGGGAAAACGCGGGAAATAATTCCTATGCAGGCGAAATGGCAGGAAGTTAAGGAACTCCTCCTCCAGCAGAGCGTGATGGGCTACCGAGTCTGGAGCTCAGCAGTTGTGAAGGTGAGTGACAAGCACACAGTCTGCCCGTGCTCACCGCACAACCCCATCCTGGCTCCTTTCCATCATGTTCCAGGCTGGCCAACCTCAGAGAGGTCTTgtcttgtctgtcttttttttttcccaagaaaaatttaataaaacttgttttattttttatctctattATGTACTTGTAAGTATCAAACTAGTGAGAATGTCAGTTGTAACAAGGCATATCTTTCTGGTCTatgtctattaattttttttgcatttgttttctttaattcaattaattaacatataatgtattattggtttcagaggtacaggtctgtgatttatcagtcatagactacccagtgctcattacatcacatgctcaGGGAGGTCTTTTCATAGCAAGGGAATAACAGTTCTTGTTTCATGCAGTTACTTTCACTTCTCTGCGATAGTGAGCGCAAATGTAAAAATTTTTCCATTCAAATGTTTAGCCTAGATTTTATAGACACAAACTCTGGGTTTTTGTCTTTCCATCTGATAAGAATGAAAGACCTCCCTGGACAAGGGTCTAGATTTCCTGCTCTTCCACCCGGATGTCATATTCCCTGCAGTCTCCCCTGGTGTCTTAAGAGGTGGCCCTGGACGTTTGTAAGGTAGTTACAACAAAATTCCCGTGGCTGACATGGGTAATTAGCCCAAGAAAAGTGATGTTTCCACTTGCCACCCCGCACGTGACCGACGTAGCAGAAGGTGCGCTCAAGATTACTCAAGTGGTTTGAAACACTCTCTAAAGGAACTAAGTGGCCTATtggatatttgctttttattaccAGGTTTTGGCTCATGGATTCACCCAGTCGTTAGTTTTAGATGACGCCGGCTCAGTGCTGGCCACAGCCACCAGCTGGGATGAGCTAGAAATCCAAGAGGAAGCAGAGTCTGGCAGCAGCGTCACGTCCACAATCCGACTCCCCATACAGGTGAGCAGGTGCCCCCAGGAGAGTGCCTGTGGGCTGGACCGAGCCAAACAGCCCACTCTGCAGAGAGGAAAAAGATAGGAAAATCAGCCAACATACAGCTTCCGAGGAAGAGCCAAACTGGTGTTGATAACTTTCTACCATGGGGGTAGACATAGGGCTGAGTAAGTAGGAGACTGTTCGAGAAGTCAGCTAATGATTGTTTTCTGTGCAGCCTGGGCTCTGCTCATTGGAGAGCTGCTCTCCCCAAAGTGAAAACAGCATAACGCATAGTGCCACCTGCCAAGTCAGCCCCCAGCCACCAAACCAGTGACAGCTATGGTCACTTTCATCTATTAACTGGCCTGCTGGAAGGGGCTGCCTGGGGAGGTCCAGGTCCTGGTGCATGAGCCTAGTAAGGATATATGGACCCGCTTCTCACTCAGTCGGCACAAGTCGCTGACTCAACATCCTTTGTTCTCTTAGCCATCCTGGTATGTCCAGTCCTTCCTGTTTAGCCTCTGCCAGGAAATTAATCGGGTTGGAGGCCACGCTTTGCCAAAAGTGACGCTGCAGGAGATGCTGAGAAGCTGTATGGTCCAAGTGGTGGCTGCTTATGAGAAACTTGCAGAAGGAAAACAGGTGAAGGTAGGTGTTTGAATTTTTTCCcactaaaaacagaaataaaaacctgAGGTTTTTTTCTCGGGTTTGGGCATTTCCCAGCAAGGATGCCAAGTGTCTGCCCTCAGTGCCGGCTAAGTGGTAGTGGCGTCCCGCTCTGCGAGTTCATCATGCCCCCTCTCGAGGATCAAGCAGGTCTGCACTAAAGGGCAGTTcggcaggaagggaaaaaggccTGGCGTCCGACCCCAGCACTGCCACGTGCGTGGTACGGCTTTGGGCAAATCACGaagctctctctgtttctccggGGTCAAGTGTGGTCCCTTGGAGAACTGCTTGGGAGGAGTGGGGGGTGACCATGCCCAGGGCGGCATGTGGCACACAGAGGCTGAGGGAGCTCCTGTCTCCCAGCCCCCCACCGCCCTCGCCCCTTCCCCGAAGTGTTTTGCCCTTGGTGGGTGTTCCCATTTCATCAGTGACATATTTAAGACAGGACCACCTCCTGATTTGGGAAAGAATTCAGGGAAGTGTCCTGAGCTTCCTCAAAATGACTCTCCTTCATGCGAGGagcttttcttcttctaaaagGGCAGTCTGCAGCACCCGAGGCCTTTGTTTGAAGGTTTTTAGTTTGGTTTAAGACCAAGTTTTGAATATAACTCGTTGTGACATCAAACAGTCCTTGTTGAGTATACAAGGTGCTGCTTCGGAAGCAACAAGCTGTATCTCAGCCAAACAGTAAGCTGTTTAACAAATCCTCTCCCTTCATGGGTGCGGACGGGACATGCGTTTACAGAAAGAAGGTGCCTTCCCGATGACCCAGAATCGGGCCCTGCAGCTGCTTTATGATCTGCGTTATCTCAGCATTGTTCTGACAGCCCGGGGTGAGGAGGTGAAAAGTGGCCGCAGCAAACAGGACTCCAGGTATGCTCACCCCAGCGGGCTCTCCCAGGGCCGCCTCTGCCGAGGGCACACAGCGCCTTTCCAGAAAGCCACCAAGAGATAGCCTCTCGTTGTGCACTAGCTGTTAGCTTTAACCAGGAAGTGCTCACATTACCAGCTAGATCAATAATGGCCACCTGTTGGATAAATGCCATGGTCAAGTGTGGTAGGTGGACTCTCATTCCACTCTCTTCTGAGTCCACCTATCTTGGGTTTAATTTGAGCCTCTGGCGCTGTCCCTGACAACATGAGGAAGGAAAGGACTTCGCTCAGAAATCTTAGCTGGTTAAAA harbors:
- the COG1 gene encoding conserved oligomeric Golgi complex subunit 1 isoform X2, translated to MAAQIKLLLEIPEKIWSSMEASQYLHATQLYLLCCHLHNLLQLDSSSSRYSPVLSRFPILIRQVAAASHFRSTILHESKMLLKGQAVSDQAVAEALCSIMLLEESSPRQALTDFLLARKAAIQKLLDQPHHGTSIKAQVCSLVELLATTLNQAHALFYTLPEGQLPDPSLPCGLLFSTLETITGQHPTGKGAGVLQEEMKLCSWFKHLPASIVQFQPALRTLAQPISQEYLKDTLQKWIHMCNEDIKNGITNLLMYVKSMKGLAGIRDAMWELLTNESTNHSWDVICQRLLEKPLLFWEDLMQQLFLDRLQTLTKEGFDSISTSSKELLISALQELESNTSNSTSNKHLHFEHNMSLFLWSESPQDLPPDAAWVSVAHRGHFAASGLSMKAQAVSPCVQNFCSALDSKLKVKLEDLLAYLPSADTSLPKDVSPVPAQSRAFDRYADAGTVRETLQTHSVACIRHITDHVRAELQSIEQVVQGQQDVLSGGKLHSVLFMARLCQSLGELCPHLKQCILGKSGSSERPARDPRALKKQGKGKTREIIPMQAKWQEVKELLLQQSVMGYRVWSSAVVKVLAHGFTQSLVLDDAGSVLATATSWDELEIQEEAESGSSVTSTIRLPIQPSWYVQSFLFSLCQEINRVGGHALPKVTLQEMLRSCMVQVVAAYEKLAEGKQVKKEGAFPMTQNRALQLLYDLRYLSIVLTARGEEVKSGRSKQDSRIEKVADYLEALIDPFDLDVFTPHLNSNLNRLVQRTSVLFGLVTGTENHFTPRSCTFNSQEPHNILPLASSQIRFGLLPLSMTTTRKAKSTSRSIETKAQVVPPALSRAGDPTQPGSLFRQLVSEEEDASTPSLFKLGWLSSMTK
- the COG1 gene encoding conserved oligomeric Golgi complex subunit 1 isoform X1; amino-acid sequence: MAATAASPALKRLDLRDPGALFETHGAEEIRGLERQVRAEIEHKKEELRQMVGERYRDLIEAADTIGQMRRCAEGLVDAVKATDQYCARLRLAGSAAPRPPRDPQPQQPSQEKFYSMAAQIKLLLEIPEKIWSSMEASQYLHATQLYLLCCHLHNLLQLDSSSSRYSPVLSRFPILIRQVAAASHFRSTILHESKMLLKGQAVSDQAVAEALCSIMLLEESSPRQALTDFLLARKAAIQKLLDQPHHGTSIKAQVCSLVELLATTLNQAHALFYTLPEGQLPDPSLPCGLLFSTLETITGQHPTGKGAGVLQEEMKLCSWFKHLPASIVQFQPALRTLAQPISQEYLKDTLQKWIHMCNEDIKNGITNLLMYVKSMKGLAGIRDAMWELLTNESTNHSWDVICQRLLEKPLLFWEDLMQQLFLDRLQTLTKEGFDSISTSSKELLISALQELESNTSNSTSNKHLHFEHNMSLFLWSESPQDLPPDAAWVSVAHRGHFAASGLSMKAQAVSPCVQNFCSALDSKLKVKLEDLLAYLPSADTSLPKDVSPVPAQSRAFDRYADAGTVRETLQTHSVACIRHITDHVRAELQSIEQVVQGQQDVLSGGKLHSVLFMARLCQSLGELCPHLKQCILGKSGSSERPARDPRALKKQGKGKTREIIPMQAKWQEVKELLLQQSVMGYRVWSSAVVKVLAHGFTQSLVLDDAGSVLATATSWDELEIQEEAESGSSVTSTIRLPIQPSWYVQSFLFSLCQEINRVGGHALPKVTLQEMLRSCMVQVVAAYEKLAEGKQVKKEGAFPMTQNRALQLLYDLRYLSIVLTARGEEVKSGRSKQDSRIEKVADYLEALIDPFDLDVFTPHLNSNLNRLVQRTSVLFGLVTGTENHFTPRSCTFNSQEPHNILPLASSQIRFGLLPLSMTTTRKAKSTSRSIETKAQVVPPALSRAGDPTQPGSLFRQLVSEEEDASTPSLFKLGWLSSMTK